The Thermodesulfovibrionales bacterium nucleotide sequence CCGACACCGCATCCGCGACTTACTATGAAGACTGAGAGGGAGTTCGCCTTCAGGCTTCTCGAAGAGGCGAAGAAGAAAGGCGCGGAATTTGCGGAGGTATATCTGAAATCGGCAAGGAATCTCTCGGCCGAGGTTAAGGATCAGGAAACGGACGCCGTAGAATCATCCATCGACTTCGGATATTCCCTTCGCGTCATCAGGAAGAAAAGGCTCGGTTTCTCCTATGCCACCGATCTTCGTAAGGGCGACAGCGTCGTGGAGGATGCGGTTGAGGCGTCAAAATGGGCCGAGGAGGACGATTATCTTGCCCTGCCGGAACCTTCACCCCAACAGTCCATGCCGATCTTTGACGATGCCGTTGCCTCCGTGGGTAAGGAAGAGGCTGTGATTCGTGCTTGCGCCACAGAAAAAGCTGCCCGTGTTTCGGATGCGAGGATAACGAAGGTGAGGAAATCCTCCGCGTCCTTTACCTGCACTGATGTCCTCATCATGAATTCGAGGGGTCTCGATGCGATGTATTCCTCCACATCGGCAACGGCGGAGATCATGGTCGTTGCTGAAGAGGGCGGCGACAGTCAGATGGGATGGGACTTTGAAGGGTCGAGGTTTCTCGGGGACGTTTCTCCGGAAGCGGTGGGGAAAAGGGCTGCTGCTCGGGCACTCGAAATGCTCGGCGCTCGGAAGATTCGCTCCGTCAGTGCTCAGGTGATGCTCGATAGTTCCGTCGCCGCTGACTTCCTCGGTATCTTCTCATCGCTCCTGTCATCGGAATCTGTTCAGAAGGGTAAGTCACTGCTCGCGAAACGTATCGATGAGGAGGTCGTGAGCCCCCGCATCAGTATCGTCGATGACGGAGGGGTGCCACGTAAACTCGGCAGCAGGCCCTGCGACGATGAAGGCGTGGCGACTTCCAAGAAGGAGCTCATTCAAGACGGCGTTCTCCTCGGGTATCTCTACAATACCTACACCGCGAAAAAGGATGGGGTAGCGTCTACGGGAAATGCCGTGAAGGGTGGCTTCTCGTTGCTGCCTTCTGTGGGCCGAACAAACCTTTACCTCACCGGATCATCCCTGCACCCGCAGACCCAAAACCTGCCCGCGCAGTTCGACAGGGGTCTTTTCGTCACCGATGCGATGGGAATGCATACCGCAAACCGGATATCGGGAGAATTTTCGATCGGCGTCTCCGGACTCTGGATAGAGGGCGGGAAGGCGCGGCATGCCGTTAAGGAAGCGGTGATATCGGGGAACATCCTTGAATTCTTCAGAAACGTTGAAGCGGTAGGCGACGATCTCAGGTTCTACGGCAACATCGGTGCCCCGAGTCTCCTTATCGGACCGGTGGATATCAGCGCCTAGTAGCTCTCCTTCCAAAACTCCCGTTCGTTCTGGTAGACTATTGAGTTCGTAGTCTCCTGATACTCTCGGGTGAGCGGGCGCGATAATTGATTCTTTTTCACGTTGTCTTCTACGAAATGAATCGTGAACGAGGGAGGTTGGACAATGGATTACTTCTTGACAGATGAACAGATCATGATCAGAGACCTTGCCCGGCAGATTGCGGAGGAGAAGGTCGTCCCTGTCAGGGAAGAGCTCGATGAGAAGGAAGAGTTTCCCTGGGAAATCATGAAGGTGCTCGCCCAGTCCGATCTCTTCGGTCTCTTTATCCCCGAGCAGTACGGCGGTCTCGGAAAGGGATGCCTCGAACTCTGCATCGCCGTCGAGGAGCTCTCAAAGGCCTGCGTCGGCGTATCCACATCGTACGCGGCCAACGCCCTCGGAACCTTCCCGATCCTCCTCTTTGGATCAGAAGAGCAGAAGAAGAAATACCTCCCCGATATCGCTGAGGGGAAGAGGCTTGTCGCCTTCGGCCTCACGGAGGCGAACGCGGGGAGCGATGCCGCTGGGATACAGACGACGGCGAAGCTTGAAGGCGATGAGTATGTGATCAACGGCACAAAGCAATGGATCACGAACGGAGGCGAGGCCGAGATTTACACGATTATAGCCATGACCGACAGGGCCAAGGGAGCCAGGGGCGCATCAGCCTTCATTATTGAGAAAGGGACGCCCGGGTTCAGTTTCGGCAAGAAGGAAAGGAAGATGGGCATACGGGCTTCGGTGACCCGGGAGCTGGTCTTCGACAACTGCAGAGTGCCGAAAACGAATATTATCGGCAGAGAAGGGATGGGCTTCATTGTGGCGATGAAGACACTCGACAGTTCTCGGACCGGAGTGGGTGCACAGGGTCTGGGAGTAGCCCAAGGCGCATTCGAGGAGGCGGTCAAGTTTGCTAGGCAACGCGTCCAGTTCGGTCATCCGATCATCAGCTTTCAGGCGATCCAGCACATGCTTGCCGACATGGCTACCGAGATAGAGGCCGCGCGGGCTCTGATCTATACGGTGGCACGCTACATAGACAGCGGAGCGAAAGACGTGTCAAAGGAATCTGCCATGGCGAAGGTCTTTGCGACCGACCTCGGCATGCGTGTCACAACCAATGCGGTCCAGATCATGGGCGGCTCAGGGTATATGAGGGAGTACCCTGTGGAGAAGATGATGCGCGATGCGAAGATCCTCCAGATCTATGAGGGGACAAACCAGATCCAGAGGAACGTGATCGGTCAGGAGCTGATCAAAGAGGCGGCGAAGAACAAGAAGTAAACGCACTATTCGAAGAGGAGAAGTTACCGGGCCCTGACAGTG carries:
- a CDS encoding TldD/PmbA family protein, with product MKTEREFAFRLLEEAKKKGAEFAEVYLKSARNLSAEVKDQETDAVESSIDFGYSLRVIRKKRLGFSYATDLRKGDSVVEDAVEASKWAEEDDYLALPEPSPQQSMPIFDDAVASVGKEEAVIRACATEKAARVSDARITKVRKSSASFTCTDVLIMNSRGLDAMYSSTSATAEIMVVAEEGGDSQMGWDFEGSRFLGDVSPEAVGKRAAARALEMLGARKIRSVSAQVMLDSSVAADFLGIFSSLLSSESVQKGKSLLAKRIDEEVVSPRISIVDDGGVPRKLGSRPCDDEGVATSKKELIQDGVLLGYLYNTYTAKKDGVASTGNAVKGGFSLLPSVGRTNLYLTGSSLHPQTQNLPAQFDRGLFVTDAMGMHTANRISGEFSIGVSGLWIEGGKARHAVKEAVISGNILEFFRNVEAVGDDLRFYGNIGAPSLLIGPVDISA
- a CDS encoding acyl-CoA dehydrogenase family protein codes for the protein MDYFLTDEQIMIRDLARQIAEEKVVPVREELDEKEEFPWEIMKVLAQSDLFGLFIPEQYGGLGKGCLELCIAVEELSKACVGVSTSYAANALGTFPILLFGSEEQKKKYLPDIAEGKRLVAFGLTEANAGSDAAGIQTTAKLEGDEYVINGTKQWITNGGEAEIYTIIAMTDRAKGARGASAFIIEKGTPGFSFGKKERKMGIRASVTRELVFDNCRVPKTNIIGREGMGFIVAMKTLDSSRTGVGAQGLGVAQGAFEEAVKFARQRVQFGHPIISFQAIQHMLADMATEIEAARALIYTVARYIDSGAKDVSKESAMAKVFATDLGMRVTTNAVQIMGGSGYMREYPVEKMMRDAKILQIYEGTNQIQRNVIGQELIKEAAKNKK